One part of the Raphanus sativus cultivar WK10039 chromosome 7, ASM80110v3, whole genome shotgun sequence genome encodes these proteins:
- the LOC108814605 gene encoding F-box/WD-40 repeat-containing protein At5g21040, producing the protein MEFDCQERAEVAIFSEGLSNQGAELRIGDGSVEIPCVKLCYQQKKTTLVVPSGSKQLLAADKDSCATTSSHRYSIIDLPQALISEILNCLDPKELGLVSCVSTCLHRLASEHHAWKGFYCERWGLPIVFGGKASEERSWKELFIEREFRSKTFLGRYSLDTLYGHTEAVRTVFLLASAKLIFTSGYDCVVRMWGMEEGLSIAASRPLGCTIRAVAADTKLLVAGGTDGFIHCWRAVDGLRNLFDLTGFQKEKTEFRLWEHEGPITSLVLDMTNIYSGSWDMSVRIWDRSSFKCIKTLRHSDWVWGLAPHDASVACAAGSDVYIWDISSETPQAIIHDAHEGNTYSLARSHSGDFLFTGGEDGGIKMFEIRKHGSETSVLLISQWMPHTGPVYSLSFEFPWLVSASGDGKLALIDVRKLLKTNRRGLPKRVSSRIVEPPQRMLHGFGSNLFSVDVGCDRIVCGGEEGVVRIWNFTQALEIEKRARALKGMRLENRMRRRRTQMEMNAKSGRPDQCSIAAHKNPVTGDRNRAWHTKRRASGKAKA; encoded by the coding sequence ATGGAATTTGACTGCCAAGAGAGAGCTGAAGTTGCGATTTTTAGCGAAGGTTTGTCAAATCAAGGAGCGGAGTTGAGAATAGGAGATGGGTCTGTGGAGATTCCATGTGTGAAGCTTTGTTATCAGCAAAAGAAGACAACTTTGGTGGTTCCCAGTGGGTCAAAACAGTTGCTCGCTGCTGACAAGGATTCGTGTGCTACTACTAGTAGTCATCGATACTCCATTATCGATTTGCCTCAGGCATTGATATCCGAGATTCTTAATTGCCTTGACCCAAAAGAGTTAGGTCTGGTGTCGTGTGTTTCGACTTGTCTGCATAGGTTAGCTTCAGAGCATCATGCGTGGAAAGGATTCTACTGCGAGAGGTGGGGACTTCCCATCGTCTTTGGAGGTAAAGCTTCTGAAGAGAGGTCATGGAAAGAGCTGTTTATCGAGAGGGAGTTTAGGAGCAAGACGTTTTTAGGACGTTATAGTCTTGACACCCTTTATGGTCACACTGAAGCAGTTCGTACCGTTTTTCTCTTAGCTTCCGCCAAGCTCATTTTCACTTCTGGGTATGACTGCGTTGTTCGGATGTGGGGGATGGAGGAAGGCTTGTCTATTGCTGCATCTAGACCGCTTGGTTGCACTATCAGGGCAGTTGCGGCTGATACGAAGCTGTTGGTAGCTGGCGGTACTGATGGTTTTATACATTGCTGGAGAGCAGTGGATGGTCTGAGAAACCTGTTTGACCTCACGGGTTTTCAGAAAGAGAAGACTGAGTTTCGCCTTTGGGAGCACGAGGGTCCTATTACATCTCTTGTCCTGGACATGACGAATATCTATAGCGGTTCGTGGGACATGTCTGTTCGTATATGGGATAGGTCTTCGTTCAAGTGCATCAAAACGTTGAGGCATAGTGATTGGGTTTGGGGACTTGCGCCTCATGATGCCAGCGTCGCTTGTGCTGCTGGTTCGGATGTGTACATTTGGGACATTAGCAGTGAGACTCCGCAGGCGATCATCCATGATGCTCATGAGGGTAACACTTACTCTCTGGCGAGAAGCCACAGTGGGGATTTCCTGTTTACCGGTGGAGAAGATGGAGGGATCAAAATGTTTGAGATCAGAAAACACGGTAGTGAAACAAGCGTACTACTCATATCTCAATGGATGCCTCACACTGGTCCTGTCTACTCTCTTTCTTTCGAGTTTCCCTGGCTTGTATCAGCATCTGGTGACGGTAAACTCGCACTTATAGACGTTAGGAAGTTGTTGAAGACTAACCGTCGTGGCTTACCCAAAAGGGTTTCTTCGAGAATTGTGGAACCGCCACAAAGAATGCTGCACGGGTTCGGTTCAAACTTGTTCTCTGTGGACGTTGGTTGTGACCGTATAGTGTGTGGAGGTGAAGAAGGCGTAGTCAGGATATGGAACTTCACACAAGCGTTGGAGATAGAGAAAAGAGCTCGAGCTCTGAAAGGAATGAGGCTTGAGAACAGGATGAGGCGAAGGAGGACGCAAATGGAGATGAATGCAAAGAGTGGAAGGCCTGACCAATGCTCCATTGCTGCTCATAAGAACCCTGTCACTGGCGATAGGAATCGAGCGTGGCATACAAAACGAAGAGCGAGCGGGAAGGCGAAGGCCTAA
- the LOC108814408 gene encoding uncharacterized protein LOC108814408 translates to MSDSSPSHDSPPPPPATTGVSETTTESTNAKCQTALQSLSSIVTTATIPPTISLLLEDDAVSAAISSLLHLPDSGAGDNNLCRWLYDTFQSAEPPLQLLVLRFVPLIAGLYLSRVPLRQPQAGFEAVLLALYAHETTSRAGQAVTVNIPDLSHPSIYHESKGGPVKNNSTCLNIAVISSTLDPHGTVRSTRRARIVGVALELYYSKITWMPRESKLNLCEACEKWAGQRNGETEEQGSRGLMIPEEESSVVAVGGGRSERDSGRIPLPWELVQPILRILGHCLMGGDREVAEAGSKACQSLYLRSLHDINPKAILATGSLLRLREMALDPKNQIDHTEISQDNILSV, encoded by the coding sequence ATGTCTGATTCTTCCCCAAGCCACGActctccacctcctcctccggCGACCACCGGCGTCTCAGAAACCACCACCGAATCTACCAACGCGAAATGTCAAACAGCTCTCCAATCCCTATCCTCGATCGTCACAACCGCGACCATCCCTCCCACCATCTCCCTCCTCCTCGAAGACGACGCCGTCTCCGCCGCGATCTCCTCTCTCCTCCACCTCCCAGACTCAGGCGCCGGAGACAACAACCTCTGCCGCTGGCTCTACGACACCTTCCAGTCCGCGGAGCCTCCCCTCCAGCTCCTCGTCCTCCGCTTCGTCCCCTTGATCGCCGGACTCTACCTCTCCCGCGTCCCTCTCCGTCAGCCACAAGCCGGATTCGAAGCTGTCTTACTCGCTCTCTACGCGCACGAGACCACCTCGCGCGCCGGCCAGGCGGTAACCGTCAACATCCCCGATCTCTCTCACCCCAGCATTTACCACGAGTCGAAAGGAGGTCCGGTTAAAAACAACTCCACGTGTCTCAACATAGCAGTTATCTCCTCGACGCTTGATCCGCACGGTACCGTGAGATCCACGCGAAGGGCGAGGATCGTCGGCGTGGCATTGGAGCTTTACTATAGTAAGATCACGTGGATGCCACGTGAGTCCAAGCTTAACTTGTGCGAGGCGTGCGAGAAATGGGCTGGGCAGAGGAACGGGGAGACGGAGGAGCAGGGCTCACGAGGTTTGATGATCCCTGAGGAAGAGAGTAGTGTTGTGGCCGTGGGAGGAGGAAGGTCTGAGAGAGACAGCGGACGGATTCCGCTGCCGTGGGAGCTTGTGCAGCCGATTCTGAGGATATTAGGGCATTGCTTGATGGGGGGAGATAGGGAAGTGGCGGAGGCGGGGAGTAAGGCTTGTCAGAGTTTGTATCTAAGgtctttgcatgatattaaCCCTAAGGCGATTCTGGCTACGGGGAGTCTTCTACGGCTCAGGGAGATGGCTCTTGATCCTAAGAACCAGATTGATCACACTGAGATATCACAGGACAACATTCTATCCGTCTGA
- the LOC108814407 gene encoding uncharacterized protein LOC108814407, with the protein MKKISVVLMGCGGVGRQLLQHIVSFRSLHAKMGVHIRVIGVSDSKSLLVPVDVVKEELDDDLLSVVCRLKSAGSPLSTLGALGKGEYRVLNGSESTRETEEIAQLLGKSTGLVVVDCSASSETVEILMKAVDLGCCAVLANKKPLTSTLEHYDKLVLDPRRIRHESTVGAGLPVIASMNRIISSGDPVHSIVGSLSGTLGYVMSELEDGRPLSQVVRAAKTLGYTEPDPRDDLSGMDVARKGLILARLLGKRIIMDSIKIESLYPEEMRPGVMTVDDFLQNGIAKLDQSIEERVKRASSNGCVLRYVCVIEGSSVQVGIREVPKDSPLGRLRGSDNIVEIRSRCYKEQPLVIQGAGAGNDTTAAGCLADIIDMQDLFP; encoded by the exons atgAAGAAGATATCGGTGGTTCTCATGGGCTGTGGAGGCGTTGGCCGACAACTTCTTCAGCACATTGTCTCTTTCCGATCCCTACACGCCAAAATG GGAGTTCATATACGGGTGATTGGAGTCAGTGACAGTAAATCCTTACTTGTTCCAGTGGATGTGGTCAAAGAGGAACTTGATGATGATCTCTTGTCAGTTGTTTGCCGTCTCAAATCTGCTGGTTCTCCGTTATCCACGCTTGGTGCTTTAG GAAAAGGTGAATATCGTGTGCTCAATGGTTCTGAGTCAACAAGGGAGACGGAAGAAATTGCACAACTTCTGGGTAAATCGACAG gCTTAGTTGTTGTGGATTGCTCAGCCAGCAGTGAAACGGTTGAGATATTGATGAAGGCAGTTGACTTGGGTTGCTGTGCTGTCCTAGCAAATAAGAAGCCTCTTACTTCCACACTG GAACATTATGACAAATTGGTTTTGGATCCTCGACGTATCCGCCATGAATCCACT GTTGGTGCTGGGCTTCCTGTCATTGCATCCATGAACCGCATAATTTCATCCGGAGATCCTGTTCATAGCATTGTCGGTAGTTTGAGCG GTACCTTGGGATATGTAATGAGTGAGCTTGAAGATGGAAGGCCTCTAAGCCAAGTTGTTCGAGCTGCTAAGACGCTGGGGTATACTGAACCAG ATCCACGTGATGACCTTAGTGGCATGGATGTTGCTAGAAAG GGTTTGATTCTTGCTCGACTTCTTGGGAAGAGGATAATTATGGATAGCATTAAG ATAGAGAGCTTGTACCCTGAAGAGATGAGACCTGGAGTCATGACTGTGGATGATTTCCTCCAAAATGGAATAGCAAAACTTGATCAGAGCATTGAGGAGAGAGTTAAAAGAGCTTCATCAAACGGGTGTGTGCTTCGTTATGTTTGTGTGATTGAGGGCTCAAG CGTTCAAGTAGGCATTAGAGAAGTTCCAAAAGATTCGCCATTGGGACGACTAAGAGGCAGTGACAATATA GTAGAGATACGTAGTCGTTGCTACAAGGAGCAGCCTTTGGTGATTCAAGGTGCCGGAGCCGGGAACGACACAACTGCAGCCGGTTGTCTTGCAGACATCATCGACATGCAGGATCTTTTTCCTTGA